Proteins co-encoded in one Haladaptatus sp. ZSTT2 genomic window:
- a CDS encoding threonine synthase produces the protein METTAAFRGLTCTECGEAFDAEDAPHRCPDCGGILDATYDYDAIDLTREELESRPFTGMWRYEELLPFTRASSVTMDEGATALVEAPDLADSLGVGRVLIKDEGRNPTGTFKDRGHAVAVTAAVQHGATDIALPSAGNAGQSASAYAARAGLASHVFLPSRSPFVNKAMVNVHGGDMTVVEGRIDDASERYKSEMEDEDWYSTATFETPYRHEGKKTMLYEIIEQLDWEVPDAILYPTGGGVGLIGMHKAATEFRELGLIDEFPPMYAAQASGCAPIVKAFEEGNDRHEPWEVPDTICGGIEIPNPGASPLILDAIRESGGGAVATDDDDILDSAVAVAQQTGVEMGATCGAAASGAWELADRGEFDEDDTIVLMNTGAGNKEDDILRSHLMGLGF, from the coding sequence ATGGAGACGACTGCGGCCTTCCGCGGCCTTACGTGCACAGAGTGTGGCGAGGCGTTCGACGCCGAGGACGCGCCTCACCGCTGTCCCGATTGCGGCGGGATTTTGGATGCGACGTACGACTACGACGCCATCGACCTCACGCGCGAGGAACTCGAATCGCGCCCGTTCACGGGGATGTGGCGCTACGAAGAACTCCTCCCGTTCACCCGCGCATCGAGCGTCACGATGGACGAAGGCGCGACGGCGCTCGTCGAGGCTCCCGACCTCGCAGATAGCCTGGGCGTCGGGCGCGTGCTCATCAAAGACGAAGGTCGGAATCCAACGGGGACATTCAAAGACCGCGGGCACGCCGTCGCAGTCACCGCCGCCGTCCAGCACGGTGCGACCGACATCGCCCTGCCCTCTGCGGGGAACGCGGGCCAGTCGGCGTCCGCCTACGCCGCCCGCGCAGGCCTTGCCTCCCACGTATTTCTCCCCTCTCGTTCGCCGTTCGTGAACAAGGCGATGGTCAACGTCCACGGCGGTGACATGACGGTGGTCGAAGGGCGCATCGACGACGCGAGCGAGCGTTACAAGAGCGAGATGGAAGATGAAGACTGGTACTCGACCGCTACCTTCGAGACACCCTACCGCCACGAGGGCAAGAAGACGATGCTCTACGAGATTATCGAGCAGCTTGACTGGGAGGTCCCGGACGCCATACTCTATCCGACCGGCGGCGGTGTCGGTCTCATCGGGATGCACAAAGCCGCCACCGAGTTCCGCGAGTTGGGACTCATCGACGAGTTTCCGCCGATGTACGCCGCCCAAGCATCCGGCTGTGCGCCAATCGTCAAAGCCTTCGAGGAAGGCAACGACCGCCACGAGCCGTGGGAGGTGCCGGACACCATCTGTGGCGGCATCGAGATTCCGAATCCCGGTGCGAGTCCGTTGATTCTTGACGCCATCCGCGAGTCGGGCGGCGGTGCGGTTGCCACTGACGACGACGACATTCTCGACTCGGCCGTCGCGGTCGCCCAACAGACCGGCGTCGAGATGGGCGCGACCTGCGGGGCCGCCGCAAGCGGCGCGTGGGAACTCGCAGACCGAGGTGAA